A genomic window from Cardiocondyla obscurior isolate alpha-2009 linkage group LG02, Cobs3.1, whole genome shotgun sequence includes:
- the Sturkopf gene encoding lipid droplet-associated hydrolase, which translates to MHRGTINCNQVQTEVISEGRWIEEDPVPHSNKRVVLVIPGNPGLPRFYEGFIKALRSKSNTDVWAIGHAGHTQPPENLAIAMPGDEKWAEYYSLTAQVQHKAEFIKRYIPEDVHLHLIGHSIGAWMVLKLLKDKDIERRIRRCYLLFPTIEYMAETRNGLLFTTVISRAAPVLIFLSWIFTTMFPTSVQTFMIRVFGLFYGIPAKSVKAVQEMLNARVLRRVINLAKEEMISVREADHEIISQHANKLWLYYGATDGWVPVKYYKNIMSKHPDLNAQLCQRGFQHSFVLKDDVEMGNIIADLLNEDSER; encoded by the exons ATGCACCGGGGTACGATCAATTGCAACCAGGTGCAGACTGAGGTGATATCCGAAGGCCGCTGGATAGAGGAAGACCCGGTGCCACATTCAAACAAGCGAGTGGTTTTAGTAATTCCCGGTAACCCAGGTCTCCCACGATTTTACGAAGGCTTTATCAAAGCTCTGAGGTCGAAATCAAACACAGATGTGTGGGCCATTGGACATGCCGGGCACACTCAACCACCTGAGAATCTTGCCATCGCTATGCCTGGTGATGAGAAGTGGGCAGAGTACTACAGCTTGACAGCTCAGGTTCAACATAAG GCTGAATTCATCAAAAGATACATTCCAGAAGATGTACATCTGCATCTTATTGGACATTCCATAGGTGCCTGGATGGTACTTAAATTACTCAAAGACAAGGACATTGAAAGAAGGATACGCAGGTGCTACTTACTGTTTCCCACCATAGAGTATATGGCAGAGACTCGAAATGGATTGCTCTTTACCACTGTT atatcaCGTGCAGCTCCAGTTTTGATATTCCTGTCCTGGATCTTTACTACAATGTTCCCAACGAGCGTGCAAACGTTTATGATACGCGTTTTCGGCTTGTTTTACGGCATTCCAGCCAAATCTGTGAAGGCAGTTCAAGAAATGCTGAACGCACGTGTTTTACGTAGAGTTATCAATCTTGCCAAGGAGGAGATGATCTCTGTCAGAGAAGCTGATCACGAGATTATATCGCAGCACGCCAATAAGCTTTGGTTGTATTATGGTGCCACTGACGGCTGGGTTCCAGTAAAATACTACAAAAACATAATGTCAAAGCATCCCGATTTGAATGCTCAACTATGTCAACGTGGCTTTCAGCATTCGTTTGTGCTGAAGGACGATGTGGAGATGGGAAACATCATTGCTGATCTCCTCAATGAAGACTCTGAACGTTAA